The Streptomyces sp. NBC_00224 genome has a window encoding:
- a CDS encoding MFS transporter — protein MSSTSSGVAAVLPPRGPLRAYALTTLVDWIGNGLFHTGAALFFTRVVGLGATQVGLGLTIAALLGPAVAVPAGRLGDRFGHRRVYLATVVVRAVAFAGYLLVDGFAGFLAVVCAIALAESASRPVRGAYLARIADASALVAASAYTRVMLNIGFTLGSLGAGAALAVDSRTGYAALILGNCVSYAIVAAIVTRMPDDRARPAPEAAARPASRLGALRDRRFLALAALSGLLYINADVLNLGLPLWISSRTHAPTWSVAVLMLLNTALVILLQVRAARGSDTVAGAAVAGRRAGWALLAACAVTATTAALPPVPAVLVLAVGVALLTAGELLSSASGWGISYGLADPHRQGEFLGAWSLGSDLARAGGPLLVAALVTHGGAPGWLLLGTLFLAAGTVTVPLAARAERVAVDHGRATAPASS, from the coding sequence ATGTCCTCCACCTCCTCCGGGGTGGCAGCCGTGCTGCCACCCCGCGGTCCGCTGCGCGCGTACGCCCTCACCACCCTCGTCGACTGGATCGGCAACGGCCTCTTCCACACCGGCGCCGCCCTCTTCTTCACCCGGGTCGTCGGGCTCGGCGCCACCCAGGTCGGCCTCGGCCTGACGATCGCCGCCCTGCTCGGCCCGGCCGTCGCCGTCCCGGCCGGGCGGCTCGGTGACCGGTTCGGCCACCGCCGGGTCTATCTGGCCACCGTGGTCGTACGGGCCGTCGCCTTCGCGGGATATCTGCTCGTCGACGGCTTCGCCGGCTTCCTCGCCGTCGTCTGCGCGATCGCCCTGGCCGAGAGCGCGTCACGGCCGGTCCGCGGTGCCTACCTCGCCCGTATCGCGGACGCCTCGGCGCTGGTCGCGGCCAGCGCGTACACCCGCGTGATGCTCAACATCGGCTTCACACTGGGCAGTCTGGGCGCGGGCGCCGCCCTGGCCGTCGACTCCCGTACCGGATACGCGGCCCTCATCCTGGGCAACTGCGTCTCGTACGCGATCGTCGCCGCCATCGTGACCCGGATGCCGGACGACCGCGCGCGGCCGGCACCGGAGGCCGCCGCGCGGCCCGCGAGCCGCCTCGGCGCCCTGCGCGACCGCCGCTTCCTCGCCCTCGCCGCGCTCTCCGGGCTGCTCTACATCAACGCCGACGTCCTCAACCTCGGCCTCCCGCTGTGGATTTCGTCCCGTACGCACGCGCCCACCTGGTCGGTCGCGGTGCTGATGCTCCTCAACACCGCGCTGGTGATCCTGCTCCAGGTGCGGGCGGCGCGCGGTAGCGACACCGTCGCCGGGGCGGCGGTCGCGGGCAGGCGCGCCGGCTGGGCGCTGCTCGCCGCGTGCGCGGTGACGGCCACGACGGCCGCGCTCCCGCCGGTGCCCGCCGTGCTGGTGCTCGCGGTCGGCGTGGCCCTGCTGACGGCGGGCGAGCTGCTCTCCTCGGCGAGCGGCTGGGGCATCTCGTACGGCCTCGCCGACCCGCACCGCCAGGGCGAGTTCCTGGGCGCCTGGAGCCTCGGCTCCGACCTGGCGAGGGCGGGCGGCCCGCTCCTGGTCGCGGCCCTGGTCACCCACGGGGGAGCCCCGGGCTGGCTCCTCCTGGGCACCCTGTTCCTGGCGGCGGGGACGGTCACCGTGCCGCTGGCGGCACGCGCCGAGCGCGTGGCCGTCGACCACGGCCGGGCCACGGCACCCGCGTCCAGCTGA
- a CDS encoding GNAT family N-acetyltransferase produces MDQLRFSDVPEAHVDRALELGYLVFHERPEDEEIRKYHREALLDCDRVGAYDGDVLVGFLAAFRFTISVPGGELPCPGLTFVSVAPTHRRRGVLTGMIGELFRRSAREGRAVAALWASEAVIYGRFGFGSATHGATVEIDSSRPLALRIAPDERPLRLVDPLDAPALLGPYYDATRARRPGRIARDEVRWRKEWLADKDEEDDELSPPRIVALGAPDEPLGGYAVYRTKGGDYDAGTPGLVRVDELEADTPAGAAALWRYLAAIDLTGRVRYWGGAPDDPLHHFAADRDQVRVTRTEPALWLRLLDVGAALTARSWAAPADLVVEVRDERVPANAGRFRLTVAPGPGTDAYTASYEPTDARPDLALDVRDLGACYLGGTDPRHLVAAGLVTEHTPGAAAALGAALSTDRLPHTVDEF; encoded by the coding sequence ATGGATCAGCTGCGCTTCAGTGATGTGCCCGAAGCCCATGTCGACCGCGCCCTCGAACTCGGATACCTCGTCTTCCATGAGCGCCCCGAGGACGAGGAGATCCGCAAGTACCACCGCGAGGCACTCCTCGACTGCGACCGCGTGGGTGCCTACGACGGGGACGTCCTCGTCGGTTTCCTCGCCGCCTTCCGGTTCACGATCTCCGTCCCCGGCGGTGAACTCCCCTGTCCCGGGCTGACGTTCGTCTCCGTGGCGCCCACCCACCGCCGCCGTGGCGTCCTCACCGGCATGATCGGGGAGCTCTTCCGCCGCAGCGCCCGCGAGGGGCGCGCGGTTGCCGCGCTGTGGGCCTCCGAGGCCGTCATCTACGGCCGCTTCGGCTTCGGTTCGGCCACCCACGGCGCCACCGTGGAGATCGACTCCAGCCGTCCGCTCGCCCTGCGCATCGCCCCCGACGAGCGCCCGCTGCGCCTGGTCGACCCGCTGGACGCCCCCGCCCTCCTCGGGCCGTACTACGACGCCACCCGCGCCCGCAGGCCCGGCCGGATCGCCCGCGACGAGGTCCGCTGGCGCAAGGAGTGGCTGGCCGACAAGGACGAGGAGGACGACGAGCTGAGCCCGCCGAGGATCGTCGCGCTCGGCGCCCCGGACGAGCCGCTCGGCGGGTACGCGGTGTACCGCACCAAGGGCGGTGACTACGACGCCGGTACGCCGGGTCTGGTCCGCGTCGACGAACTGGAGGCCGACACCCCGGCCGGTGCCGCCGCGCTCTGGCGCTATCTGGCCGCGATCGACCTCACCGGCCGGGTGCGGTACTGGGGCGGCGCCCCGGACGACCCGCTGCACCACTTCGCCGCCGACCGCGACCAGGTCCGGGTCACCCGGACCGAACCGGCGCTGTGGCTGCGTCTGCTGGACGTGGGCGCCGCGCTCACCGCGCGCTCCTGGGCGGCCCCGGCGGACCTGGTCGTCGAGGTGCGCGACGAGCGCGTACCGGCCAACGCGGGCCGCTTCCGTCTCACGGTCGCACCGGGACCGGGCACCGACGCGTACACCGCCTCGTACGAACCGACGGACGCCCGGCCCGACCTGGCCCTGGACGTGCGCGACCTCGGCGCCTGCTACCTCGGCGGCACCGACCCGCGCCACCTCGTGGCGGCGGGGCTGGTCACCGAGCACACCCCGGGCGCGGCGGCGGCCCTGGGCGCGGCGCTGAGCACCGACCGACTCCCGCACACCGTCGACGAGTTCTGA
- the tsaA gene encoding tRNA (N6-threonylcarbamoyladenosine(37)-N6)-methyltransferase TrmO, translating to MSHPPAPLGADAVVPLSPIGYVVTEYARPQEAPPQATLAYGDQGRVVVFEPFAGGLDGISDGWYVWLLTWLHDQTEEETAPLQVVPRGWERSGRTTGVYATRTPNRHNRIGLSLVRVREVKGHVLHFDGVDLVDGTPVLDIKPYSPTSDTPPESD from the coding sequence GTGTCCCATCCGCCCGCCCCTCTCGGCGCCGACGCGGTCGTTCCGCTGTCGCCGATCGGCTATGTCGTGACGGAGTACGCCCGCCCCCAGGAGGCACCGCCGCAGGCGACTCTGGCCTACGGGGACCAGGGCCGAGTCGTGGTCTTCGAGCCGTTCGCGGGGGGCCTCGACGGCATCTCCGACGGCTGGTACGTATGGCTGCTGACCTGGCTGCACGACCAGACCGAGGAGGAGACCGCACCGCTCCAGGTGGTGCCGCGCGGCTGGGAGCGGAGCGGGCGCACGACCGGCGTCTACGCCACCCGTACGCCCAACCGGCACAACCGCATCGGCCTGAGCCTGGTGCGGGTGCGCGAGGTGAAGGGCCATGTGCTCCACTTCGACGGCGTGGATCTGGTCGACGGCACGCCGGTGCTCGATATCAAGCCGTATTCGCCGACGTCCGACACCCCGCCCGAGTCCGACTAG